The DNA window GGACCCTCAGCGAGATGCGAGCCTCTGAGGACGTGCGGGCCTCCGGCGACATTTGGGCCTCCGGCGACATGGCCCATTCCTCCCACGCCGCGTTGGCGACGCTGGCCGTCCAGTAAAGGAGAAAGCTCACGCCCCAGATGCCGGTGACGGACGTAAGCTGCAAGAGGGCCAAATTTTGCTGGGTGTACGCCGCGCTACTCCACGTCCCGAATGGCCCAAACGATGCGGCGAACTCCACTACCACGGCAGATGCAGGAAAGACGAGTGTCGCCGCGAGGCCTGAGAGACGCGGGCTCAACAGGCGGTCGATCAGATAGGGAAGGGCCGCCACGAGCCCGAGCGCCGCGCCGACGACGTAGGGCAGTGGGGCTTGAAGAAATCGTCCCGTGGCCCCCTGCCACGCCGCGCAGGAGACGACGATGAGGAGGAGCGCGGCAATTACGCATCCGCGCCAGGTGGGCTGGTCGCGCACGAAGCGAAGCAAAAACATGGGGGCAAGCCAGGCCGCGGCGGGCAGGGACCACAGTCCCGTCGCCACGAACATGAGCGGCGCGGCGGCAAGGAGCCAGAGAAACGAGCGGGACTCGCGGCTTCGACCGAAAAAGGGTAGCATTGGGACACAGGGGCAAGAGATGTTGTGGAACCGACTTGCCAGAAGGTACAGGGCACGAGCGCCGTGGTGAAGCCGGTCGCGACGAACGGACCAAGTGCCGAATGAGCGGTTGACTTCGCCCAGTGGGTGGTTTTGTGTTCGGCGCAGGGCAGCGGGGCCGCCGCGGGCCCGGTACTGCGCTGGGCCAAGGACCAAGCCACAGTTACATCAGCCACATGCTACGCCAAAGGCAGCGGGAAGTAGCACCGACCCGGTGCCGATCAGCCAGAGCACCCTCTTCAGACAACTGTTACGGATCGGTATGAAAACGAGACGGCGGTAACGATAGCGTCGGCCCTCCACCGGGCAGGCAATATTGCCGAGAGGCAAAGGGTTTGGGGCCGTGTCAGTTCTTCCCTCAACGTCTTCTATCTGACCAATAATGGTTACCCGCCTAATGTCTACCCGCTCAATCTCAGCATACGTCCCTCGGGCAGCCTTCCTTGCCGTTCTTGGGCTCGCGCTTCTGGCCGGGCCTGCAGTGGCACAAGGATACGGAGACGGCGAGCAGCCCGACATTGTCGACACGGCCGTGGAGGCCGATGACTTCAATACCCTTGCCCAGGCCCTGGAGGCCGCCGGCCTCGTGGAGGCCCTGAAGGGGGAGGGTCCGTTCACCGTTTTTGCTCCTACCGACGCAGCGTTCGACGCGCTGCCTGACGGCCAGCTTGAGTCTCTTCTCCAGCCTGAAAACCGAGAGCAGCTTCAGGCCATCCTGCAGTATCACGTTGTAGGGGGGAAGGCCACGGCCTCGGACGTGACCAGCATGAGCGCCGCCCCAACCCTTGAGGGCCGGTCCGTTCAGATTCAGGTCGACGATGGCACCGTCCGCCTGATGGGCCAGAACAGCGCCAGCGTTGTGCAGACCGACATCGAGGCGTCAAACGGCGTCATTCACGTCATCGACAGCGTTCTCCTTCCCCCGGAGGCCGGTGAGGGAATGTAGTTTCTCGCCTCCAGTCCTCTATTTTGCGGACTCCTGTTTTTCAGTCTCTTGTTTTTCAGTCTCCTGCCTTGCTCCCCTCACGGAGCTTTGCAAGGAGCTTGCAAAGGGCGTGGCCGGTCGCCACGCCCTTTCTCGTTTGTGGTTCTCATTTGTGGATTTGCGGATGCTGGTCGTGGGCACGTAAACACTCGACTGGTAAACACTCGACTGGGCGGGCGGCCGCACACAACCGTGGCCCTGCCGTCAAGCACCTCTATCAGCTAACCCGATGACCACGCCCCTTTTGTGTGAATACGTTACGCAATTCCGCTGATTGGCGGCACTGTCGTTCGGGGCCGTGTATGAGTTACGGAAATACATATTATCGCTACGCATTCACGAGCAAAACGGCTATACGGCCATACAGCCGGAAAAGCGTAACGCATTCACGAGAACCGGGGCGATCGAGGCCCCAGACCGAACGACCGAAATTGAGTTTCGGAGTGGGCTTCGACCCGGTTTTGCGGCTTCGTGCTTTCCCTATAGAGCGAAACTCACTCGGCGACAGCCCCCGAAACTTGCCCCGAAACGGCCCCATATTGCCGACTCCCCGACAGTTTCGGCGCTTTCTTTCGTACCAGGACCTCGAAAGCGAAACTCACTTTCAGGGCTCACGCGACGGTTTCGGGGCTGGTTCGCGCAGTCTCGGCCAGGGGTTACTTCACCGTCACGCCTGTCCCTTGACAACCTGGGAGGTGATTTTTGTATGTTACCAGCAGCTGCGTGACGATGATTTTAAAACTGGCCCGCTACCCTCTGTGGAGCGGACTGGTTCCCATAGTCTGCGCTGGCCTTACAGGCTCGTTTCGGAGTTCCTCCCCCGCTCCTGCTCCGAGGCGAGCCTTTTTGTGGCTATGGCCGGTTTCGGCAAAGACTGGTTTGGCCTGTCTCAGAGCTCCCGCGCCTCGGGCCGCAGACCCTCTGAGGCAGGCCATTTCTACATGCGGATGGTTCGCTACCGGACGTTTTGCAGACGTACGGCTGCAAGCGCATCTGAGGCGGTTCTCGATTCTGGAGACGTCTGTTGGCCCATCGGAGCCCGAGGGTCAGGGGGCTGGGGGCTCGCCGGTCGGTCCGGTCGATGAGGGAGCGCCACACTCGCCCCGGCGACGTAACTGGCCACCGACACAGGCCAGACGTGCGCGAGGCTCAGTCCCATCAGGCTCAGTCCCAGCAGGAGGCGAGATAGCCTCTCCGGGTCGCAGAGCCGCGGCTGGTGCAGATGGAACGTCCCTTTCGGCCAGCCCCCGAACAGCTCCTCGATCCACATGCGCCGCTTGTTGCGCCGCCTATACAGCCGAACGACCCTGAACCCAGGGGAAAGATTCGTCACCAGCCGCCGGGGCTCCTCCTCGCCCTCGGCCCAGTGGTAGAGAACATTGACCGGTCCGAAGTCATGGTCTCTCGTGATCGAGACTTCTCGGAGAGAGCGACCGCTTCCCTCCTCCGGATCCAACGCGCGGCACTCCCTCCACGACCGGGCATCAGCCTCGCCGGGATCAGCCTCCAGATTCCGCCTGAGCTCCGGCACCGGGCAGCCTCATCTGTTTGCGCTCAAAAGTGTCCGGTAGCTAGGGCGACTCATTCAGGAGCACTCATTCAGGGGCACTTATTCATATTCAAACGACCAAGCCATTGCAGGAGCTTATCCTGACGTACATCCGGCCCGCTGGGTGGGAAGAGGGGTTTTATGAAGCCGTGCGCATCAGCGGTTTTGCCAAACTTCCCCCGGCTGTGCTTTGGTACCGCCTCGTGAGGCAAAAACCCTATCGTTCGATGAGAAACGTGTCACTGTCCACGAGAAGGAAGACCTTTCGGAGGGCTTGGGCGCCCGGCCCTACGGGCCCGCAGGCCAGCAGGTCGGAGACCAGTGGGGCGAGTCGGAGGCCTCCGCGGTTCTCAGGGTCCCAAGTGTAGTCGTGCCCGCCGAGCACAATTACCTGATCAACCCCAGGCACCCAGAGTTTGAGGAACTGGAGATTGGGGCGCCACGGCCCCTCGCGCTAGACCTGCGGCTGCCCGCTGAATGATTCCGAACGCCCAGGCGAATGAAGGAGCCTTTGCGGGCAACTTCGGCGCTTTGAGTAGCCTGGATTACAACAACCGATACTCCTGTGTTATTGGTCTTCATAGTTTGGATCCGACGTCCACGCTGAAGAGCGCCCCTTCGGCTGATTGAGGGACCTCCGCGGCTTATGAGCTTATCTCAAGAGCCAGGAGCGCCAGGCTGGCAAGCGCCGACAAGGGGCCAATTGCTGCGAGCATGGGATAGACCCAACGACCTGCCCCTCCCGGCATCTGGTGGCAGGAAAGGTCAACCCCTCCCTGGTAAAACCTGACCAGTTGGACCGCTGTCCCGACGGCGGCGACCAAGAAGCCCCAAAACGCCCATCCATCCGCCCCGGCCTGGGCCCATGGCACGCCGAGTACCGCCGTCCCTTGCTCAACCAGTATCTGCGCAATGAAGCCTACGAACGCGAGGAGAACACCGATCTGGCCAACAAGCCACTGCTGGGTCTGAGTCATAGTACTTAGGTAAGATGTGGTACTTAGGCAAGATGTGATCAGGCGTCGTGCTTCGCAGGTACAATGTTCGTTCAGTGGGTCTTTGCGAAAACCTATATTTGCTCCTGTCCGAGGTCGGCTTTGATGCTCTGAGTAGTCTTCTGTTTCGGTCCTTCCGATACCGGCTGTCACTGCACTCTCCCCCCTCCTCCCAACAGCACTTGCACAAACGGTCCCTGAAAGGGCGCCCCAGGAGCGTTTGAAAGGCGGCGGCCATTGACGCGCCAGTCTGCCTCACAAGGCGAGAGCAGGTATCCGGCTCGCAGTCCCACCTGAAGGCCTCCGTCCCCCGAGTGCCGAAACCGGTACTCCAACTCGCCTCCCACCTCCTACGGACACTTCCCGTCCCTGATGTCCTTGAGACGGTGCGATCAGCCCGTATCCTTCTCCACCCACGATCGGGGGCCCAGCGCCGTGCCCGTAGCCCCCGCCCCCAAAGTTAGAATCACCCGAACACTCGCCTTTTCCAAAGTGGCTGTTCGATCGGGAGACGCTCAGTCAAGTCCGCGTGGGTCAAGTTCTACCCGTTTTCAGGGCCTACCCGGTCGGCAATTTGCTGAAGAAACTGCTGTGCCTTTTGCTGAGCTTCTTCGGAGAGGTCCAGCTTCTGGCTTTTCAGTACAGCCTCGGTATGGTGAGTGGTCGAACGGAGGTACAGAGTGTATGGGGTCCCCGCAAAACTTAAGAGAACGCTTCCAGGCACCAGCGCAGGCAGGCGATTGCCCTGCGGC is part of the Salinibacter ruber DSM 13855 genome and encodes:
- a CDS encoding fasciclin domain-containing protein, translated to MSTRSISAYVPRAAFLAVLGLALLAGPAVAQGYGDGEQPDIVDTAVEADDFNTLAQALEAAGLVEALKGEGPFTVFAPTDAAFDALPDGQLESLLQPENREQLQAILQYHVVGGKATASDVTSMSAAPTLEGRSVQIQVDDGTVRLMGQNSASVVQTDIEASNGVIHVIDSVLLPPEAGEGM
- a CDS encoding RES family NAD+ phosphorylase, producing MVPPREAKTLSFDEKRVTVHEKEDLSEGLGARPYGPAGQQVGDQWGESEASAVLRVPSVVVPAEHNYLINPRHPEFEELEIGAPRPLALDLRLPAE